The Penaeus chinensis breed Huanghai No. 1 chromosome 36, ASM1920278v2, whole genome shotgun sequence genome includes a region encoding these proteins:
- the LOC125045109 gene encoding uncharacterized protein LOC125045109: MAPNISILAMHLVLLVLAAVDAKPPAEDAKPTHGGAYVASDEIPEGLLEIDNHGRITVPEGNSLPPHPAVGSGHNAPPSDYSDGGNVPVHYNHKTRAPYPSPVSAQQHTGYLSKPKRRIEDTQVDCLKTHMLVTFKFSVPFHGYIYPHGNFDKCLLFGGHNSWKAELVLKHGTCGDQENTVIYHGRTYTDPTIDHRLVIQWDRDIIGEDDSSVIVRCERPDDYNKTVEWNLGLQDLQSSFQTNTHPGPKMWMEIQRGEGPQAPPLDDESVYVGDVLTLVFTLSDNVYWFDSNILTCFAVDGGEKKSRIEWDTSEHKDVSAAARVFSGETTVIENGCSVKPKIFSHFFKEKHNSPNGDMVTLHYAHFKAFRFPTSMKIVIQCDVQVCYKACEEMPPCSEAFTPRVSLEERRRRRRAAEDTASAKTEGAVELDRVNLYRSIDVYMPDESGAESIRLVAPLNQTPNACYTASEFFGTVLGLMAIILILIMMLMFVYLKVKITPPSFFSPNKTKG; this comes from the exons ATGGCGCCGAACATAAGCATCTTGGCGATGCATCTCGTTTTACTT GTATTGGCCGCTGTGGATGCTAAGCCTCCCGCCGAAGACGCGAAGCCAACCCACGGGGGCGCTTACGTGGCCTCCGATGAAATTCCTGAAGGGCTCCTGGAAATCGACAACCACGGCCGGATCACTGTGCCCGAGGGCAATTCGCTGCCCCCACACCCAGCAGTAGGGTCAGGCCACAACGCTCCTCCCAGTG atTACTCCGATGGCGGTAACGTCCCCGTGCACTACAACCACAAGACCCGCGCACCGTATCCCAGTCCCGTCAGCGCTCAGCAGCACACAGGCTACCTCAGCAAACCCAAGAGGCGGATTGAGGACACACAGGTGGATTGTCTTAAAACACACATGCTTGTTACCTTCAA ATTTTCGGTGCCATTCCACGGGTATATTTATCCACACGGCAATTTTGACAAGTGCCTTCTCTTCGGTGGCCATAATTCCTGGAAGGCGGAACTTGTGCTCAAGCATGGGACTTGTGGAGACCAGGAAAACACCGTTATATATCACGGACGCACCTATACAGACCCTACCATTGAC cACCGCCTCGTCATTCAGTGGGACCGAGACATAATAGGAGAGGATGATTCCAGCGTGATCGTAAGATGCGAAAGACCAGACGATTACAACAAGACGGTTGAATGGAATCTGGGATTGCAAGATCTGCAATCGTCCTTTCAAACCAACACACATCCGG GACCCAAAATGTGGATGGAGATCCAGCGTGGGGAAGGGCCACAGGCCCCACCGCTGGACGACGAGTCGGTATACGTGGGCGATGTGTTGACGCTCGTCTTCACTCTTTCTGACAACGTCTACTGGTTTGACTCCAATATCCTCACATGTTTTGCCGTTGATG GAGGCGAGAAAAAGAGCCGTATAGAATGGGACACGAGTGAGCACAAGGACGTCTCTGCCGCGGCCCGAGTATTTAGTGGAGAAACCACTGTGATTGAAAATGGGTGTTCGGTGAAGCCCAaaatattttctcatttcttcaaaGAGAAGCACAATTCGCCAAATGGAGATATGGTTACGTTACACTATGCACACTTCAAG GCTTTCAGATTCCCAACCTCCATGAAGATTGTTATCCAGTGCGATGTCCAAGTCTGTTACAAGGCATGCGAGGAGATGCCGCCTTGCAG CGAGGCCTTCACTCCTCGCGTGTCCCTGGAAGAGCGCAGGAGGCGACGTCGAGCGGCCGAGGACACCGCTAGTGCCAAGACCGAAGGCGCCGTCGAGCTGGACAGAGTGAACCTCTACCGCAGCATAGATGTGTACATGCCCGACGAATCAGGCGCAGAGA GCATCAGACTTGTAGCTCCACTCAACCAAACTCCTAACGCCTGTTACACTGCCTCTGAATTCTTTGGAACTGTGCTAGGATTAATGGCCATCATACTCATCCTCATCATGATGCTGATGTTTGTCTATTTGAAAGTGAAAATAACCCCACCGTCTTTCTTCTCGCCAAATAAGACGAAggggtaa
- the LOC125045107 gene encoding protein toll-like, which yields MMRSWMVLPAFLLWGWAAGGVTLSLSCGRCEGGPDGYTCPSSDSAQAYVLRALPDQVLRVECRNNGGDFSLLKGCNFTAFRQFEFERCPLPDVSFGEVFRRIGVPSGDVKSLSLTAGSWNASSGLQEWHLDSLTNLQTLQLVDNNFTSFPPALLTNTPKLEFFRFIGNRVGNLPHTMFASTPNLVMAELGSNGLTSVPEDLFANLTKLLNVSLWNNQLTDIQRSLFSDITGLRFLDLRNNFLSGITNRQFQGMKILKRLNLGGNQISSLNKDSFGDLRNLEELELQSNWLENLPTGIFDNQRLMQKLILRNNSLSKLPDRIFQKCESLKMLDLSVNNLQYIERSQLPAHTSSLTYLNLGSNNISLSEDFISDSGTHFIPYDFPLSDQLELQHIFLDNNRINHIPSLFNNLFVDLKTIDLSGNLISYLDFPSIHFISDGVKLNLKNNLIKTISLRKLKFFSFKEKIKNVTLSLEGNPLVCNCLLYRFTKIVQEKSELLSKSSFQILINDADKVTCTSLENRKMHVKTLDFKMLTCELELCLDNCTCSWRPHDEMFVVDCSFKDMKEIPIPSKDIYKLENYSITLNLMNNSIANFDGLDHPFYTRLANLTIPYNKISHFNKSDLPDNLKVLDVRGNNLTFLSASTLDYLNVTAMTLSLGDNPWICNCDIIDFFTFLQVPERKVLDPNNIKCASDGEELLGNNEYTMCPSFRQRMVIVTIVLITVFLLLFAVLGTMSFYKYKQGIKVWLFTHRMCLWAITEDELDADKKYDAFISYSHKDEEFVNTVLVPGLESGDPKYRICLHYRDWIPGEYIQNQIMQSVEDSRRTIVVLSSNFIESVWGQLEFKAAHSQALQDRTNRIIVIVYGQVPPESELDEKLRLYISMKTYVKWGDAKFWEKLRYIMPHPQELTQKKQQKCINADKLELVKSNSKNV from the exons ATGATGAGGTCATGGATGGTCCTGCCCGCCTTCCTGCTATgggggtgggcggcgggcggggtCACACTTTCTCTGTCTTGTGGGCGTTGTGAAGGAGGGCCTGACGGGTACACGTGCCCCAGCTCAGATAGTGCCCAGGCGTATGTGCTCAGGGCACTGCCAGATCAGGTTCTGCGCGTGGAGTGTCGCAACAATGGGGGGGACTTTTCGCTGCTGAAGGGCTGTAATTTCACTGCATTCAGACAATTTGAGTTTGAGAGATGCCCACTGCCCGACGTGTCGTTTGGCGAGGTATTTCGGAGGATAGGAGTCCCAAGCGGTGATGTGAAGTCCCTCAGCTTAACAGCAGGTTCCTGGAATGCTTCCTCGGGTCTGCAAGAATGGCACTTGGACTCCCTTACAAACCTGCAAACGCTGCAGCTGGTGGACAACaacttcacttccttccctcctgctctgCTGACGAATACTCCCAAACTCGAGTTTTTTAGATTTATAGGAAATCGGGTGGGCAATCTCCCGCACACCATGTTTGCAAGCACACCGAATCTCGTCATGGCAGAGCTCGGGAGCAACGGACTCACTAGTGTACCTGAAGACCTCTTCGCCAACCTCACAAAGCTGCTCAATGTTAGTCTCTGGAACAACCAATTGACTGATATACAGAGAAGCTTATTTTCAGACATCACAGGTCTCAGATTTCTAGACCTGAGAAACAACTTCTTGAGTGGCATCACAAATAGGCAATTTCAaggaatgaaaatattaaaaagactCAACCTCGGAGGGAATCAAATCAGCAGTTTGAACAAGGATTCGTTTGGGGATCTCAGGAACTTGGAAGAACTCGAGCTTCAATCGAACTGGCTTGAAAACTTACCCACAGGCATCTTTGATAACCAGAGGCTGATGCAGAAACTGATCCTGAGAAACAACAGTTTGAGTAAATTGCCAGATAGAATATTCCAAAAATGCGAATCATTAAAAATGCTTGATCTGAGTGTCAATAATTTGCAGTACATTGAAAGGTCACAGCTTCCCGCTCATACATCTTCTCTAACATATCTCAATTTGGGAAGCAACAATATATCGTTATCTGAAGACTTTATAAGTGATAGTGGGACCCATTTTATCCCGTATGACTTCCCTCTCTCTGATCAATTGGAGCTGCAACACATTTTCCTTGACAACAACAGGATCAACCATATACCCTCTTTATTTAACAATTTGTTTGTTGATCTCAAAACCATTGACCTTTCTGGGAATTTAATCAGTTATTTGGATTTTCCCTCCATACACTTCATCTCAGACGGCGTCAAACTGAACTTGAAAAATAACCTAATAAAGACAATCAGTCTACGTAAGTTGAAGTTTTTTTcatttaaggaaaaaataaagaacgtTACATTGTCACTTGAGGGAAATCCACTCGTATGTAACTGTTTGCTTTACAGATTTACAAAGATTGTTCAGGAAAAGTCAGAATTACTTAGTAAAAGCTCATTTCAGATCTTaattaatgatgctgataaagtAACATGTACCAGCTTAGAAAATAGGAAAATGCATGTGAAGACGCTCGATTTCAAAATGCTGACTTGCGAACTGGAACTCTGTTTGGACAATTGTACTTGCTCATGGCGTCCACATGATGAGATGTTCGTTGTAGACTGTTCTTTCAAAGATATGAAAGAAATTCCCATACCAAGCAAGGACATATATAAACTAGAAAATTATTCCATAACACTAAACCTGATGAACAACAGCATCGCAAACTTTGATGGCCTTGACCATCCCTTTTACACCAGATTGGCAAACCTTACCATTCCCTACAACAAAATCTCCCACTTCAATAAGTCAGACCTTCCAGACAACTTAAAAGTCTTGGACGTGCGAGGGAATAACCTGACTTTCTTATCAGCCTCTACTCTTGACTACCTCAATGTAACAGCCATGACCCTTAGCCTTGGAGATAATCCATGGATTTGCAATTGTGACATAATTGACTTCTTCACCTTTCTGCAAGTCCCTGAGAGAAAG GTACTGGACCCCAACAACATAAAGTGTGCCAGTGATGGTGAGGAGCTGTTAGGCAACAATGAGTATACCATGTGTCCGTCCTTCAGACAACGCATGGTTATTGTAACAATCGTGCTCATCACagttttccttctcctgtttgcTGTTCTTG GTACAATGAGTTTCTATAAATACAAGCAAGGCATCAAAGTGTGGTTGTTTACACATCGTATGTGTCTTTGGGCCATAACAGAAGACGAATTAGATGCTGACAAGAAATATGATGCTTTCATCAGCTATTCTCACaag GACGAAGAGTTTGTCAACACAGTCTTGGTGCCAGGACTGGAGTCGGGCGATCCCAAGTACCGCATTTGCCTTCACTACCGCGACTGGATCCCAGGAGAATACATCCAGAACCAAATCATGCAGAGTGTAGAGGACAGCCGTCGAACTATTGTGGTGCTTTCATCGAATTTCATCGAGAGCGTGTGGGGCCAGCTGGAGTTCAAGGCGGCTCACTCACAGGCTCTGCAGGACAGAACTAACAGGATAATAGTCATTGTGTATGGCCAG GTTCCTCCCGAGAGCGAGCTGGACGAGAAGTTACGCCTGTACATTTCTATGAAGACTTACGTCAAGTGGGGAGATGCAAAGTTTTGGGAAAAGCTTCGGTATATCATGCCACACCCACAAGAACTTACACAGAAGAAACAGCAAAAATGCATAAATGCAGATAAACTTGAACTTGTTAAATCAAACTCGAAAAATGTATAA